Proteins encoded within one genomic window of Verrucomicrobiota bacterium:
- the rpsP gene encoding 30S ribosomal protein S16 has protein sequence MAVAIRLRREGARNHPFYRITVADQRCPRDGKFIELIGHYDPKQAGDNYKINLDRAEYWLSVGARASQTVQSFITKARKASAAASEAPAA, from the coding sequence ATGGCAGTAGCAATCAGACTCCGACGCGAAGGCGCCCGCAACCATCCCTTCTACCGTATCACGGTAGCCGACCAGCGCTGCCCTCGTGACGGCAAGTTCATCGAGCTCATCGGTCACTACGACCCGAAGCAGGCCGGTGACAACTACAAGATCAATCTGGATCGCGCCGAGTATTGGCTCAGCGTCGGGGCCCGTGCCTCCCAGACAGTTCAGAGCTTTATCACGAAGGCTCGCAAGGCTTCCGCTGCGGCTTCCGAGGCTCCGGCAGCCTAA
- a CDS encoding KH domain-containing protein has protein sequence MDEFLRYVVQQLVEYPDEVLISQRQEGDKITYLLSMRQTDVGRLIGKGGSTIQAIRELLRASAEKDGRKVAVEIAE, from the coding sequence ATGGACGAGTTTCTGCGCTACGTAGTGCAGCAGCTCGTCGAATATCCCGACGAGGTGCTCATCAGCCAGCGTCAGGAGGGTGACAAGATCACCTATCTTCTCTCCATGCGTCAGACCGACGTGGGTCGTCTGATTGGCAAAGGAGGAAGTACGATCCAAGCAATCCGGGAACTTCTCAGGGCCTCCGCCGAGAAGGATGGTCGCAAGGTTGCTGTCGAAATTGCGGAATAA
- the rfbF gene encoding glucose-1-phosphate cytidylyltransferase: MKCVILAGGLGTRISEETASRPKPMVEIGGKPVLWHVMKIYSFYGIRDFIICAGYKGYVIKEYFANYFLHMSDVTFDMEKNSMEVHEKHAEPWRVTIVDTGDNTMTGGRLKRVANYVGNETFCMTYGDGVGDVDIPASISAHKASGKKATVTAVQPPGRFGALHVKGNSVKGFIEKPEGDGGWINGGFFVLEPSVLEYIKDDSTTWEQEPLKRLAAEGQLYAHQHRGFWQPMDTLRDKQLLEEFWKNHKASWKTW; the protein is encoded by the coding sequence ATGAAATGCGTCATTCTGGCGGGGGGTCTGGGAACCCGCATCAGTGAGGAAACAGCCTCCCGTCCCAAGCCCATGGTCGAGATCGGTGGGAAGCCTGTTCTCTGGCATGTGATGAAGATATACTCATTCTACGGCATACGCGATTTCATCATCTGCGCCGGATATAAGGGATATGTCATCAAGGAGTACTTCGCGAATTACTTCCTTCATATGTCCGATGTGACTTTCGATATGGAGAAGAACTCCATGGAGGTGCACGAAAAACACGCCGAACCATGGCGTGTCACCATCGTCGATACAGGTGACAATACCATGACCGGGGGTCGTTTGAAGAGAGTCGCCAACTACGTTGGTAATGAGACCTTCTGCATGACTTACGGTGACGGAGTGGGGGATGTGGACATTCCGGCATCCATCTCGGCTCATAAGGCCTCGGGCAAAAAGGCAACGGTCACAGCCGTACAACCGCCGGGCCGCTTTGGAGCACTCCACGTGAAGGGCAACTCTGTTAAGGGATTCATCGAGAAGCCGGAGGGTGATGGAGGGTGGATTAATGGAGGATTCTTTGTCTTGGAGCCCTCCGTGCTGGAATACATCAAGGATGACTCCACGACCTGGGAGCAGGAGCCCCTCAAGAGACTTGCCGCTGAAGGACAACTTTACGCCCATCAGCACCGCGGCTTCTGGCAGCCCATGGACACACTTCGTGACAAACAGCTTCTCGAGGAGTTTTGGAAAAACCATAAAGCCTCCTGGAAAACGTGGTAA
- the rfbG gene encoding CDP-glucose 4,6-dehydratase, which produces MKPPGKRGKHNVVNLKQSFEGKRVWLSGHTGFKGSWLSEWLLDLGAIVRGYALTPDTKPALFDQLELVGRLEHEVADIRNGETVGKSIHSFRPDFVIHMAAQPLVRRSYAIPIETYETNVMGTIHVLEALRGLTTNCSAVIVTTDKCYENHESGRDYEESDSLGGHDPYSSSKAMAEIATAAYRKSYFQNGTIRIASARAGNVIGGGDWAEDRIVPDAMRALDNKESISVRNPRAVRPWQHVLEPLGGYLSLVSGLVHDKALATAFNFGPGPDSNRTVSDLVVEILKHRKGEWTDASDPTALHEATLLNLSIEKADQLLGWRPKWGFEETISKTVAWYARVHIGTVSALEITQSQIAEYQENLP; this is translated from the coding sequence ATAAAGCCTCCTGGAAAACGTGGTAAACATAACGTGGTAAACTTAAAGCAGTCATTCGAAGGAAAGCGGGTTTGGCTTTCCGGTCACACCGGATTCAAGGGATCTTGGCTCTCTGAGTGGCTTCTTGATCTCGGGGCCATTGTCCGTGGATATGCCCTGACTCCCGACACAAAACCGGCACTCTTCGATCAGCTTGAATTGGTCGGTAGACTAGAGCATGAAGTGGCCGATATTCGGAATGGGGAGACTGTTGGCAAATCCATCCACTCTTTCCGGCCTGATTTCGTGATTCATATGGCGGCGCAACCACTTGTGAGGCGCTCCTATGCAATCCCCATCGAGACCTATGAGACTAATGTCATGGGTACGATTCATGTGCTCGAGGCACTTCGTGGACTCACAACGAATTGTTCCGCAGTCATTGTCACCACGGACAAGTGCTACGAGAACCATGAGTCCGGTAGGGACTACGAAGAGAGTGATTCACTCGGCGGTCACGACCCCTACAGTTCGAGCAAAGCTATGGCCGAAATCGCTACAGCGGCTTACCGGAAATCCTATTTTCAGAATGGCACGATTCGCATTGCCAGCGCCCGGGCAGGCAATGTTATCGGCGGTGGTGATTGGGCGGAAGACAGAATTGTTCCTGATGCCATGAGGGCCTTGGACAACAAAGAAAGCATCTCCGTCCGTAACCCCAGAGCAGTTCGTCCTTGGCAGCATGTCCTAGAACCCCTTGGCGGATACCTGTCGCTTGTGTCCGGCCTTGTCCATGACAAAGCGCTTGCAACTGCATTCAACTTTGGGCCCGGGCCGGATTCTAACCGAACAGTTTCCGATCTCGTTGTGGAAATTCTCAAACACCGGAAGGGTGAGTGGACTGATGCCAGTGATCCTACCGCCCTACATGAAGCCACCCTCTTGAATCTTTCCATTGAAAAAGCAGACCAACTATTAGGGTGGAGGCCTAAATGGGGCTTTGAGGAGACGATTTCAAAGACAGTTGCCTGGTATGCACGGGTTCATATCGGAACCGTTTCAGCTTTGGAAATCACCCAATCACAGATCGCTGAATATCAGGAGAATTTACCATGA
- a CDS encoding GxxExxY protein — protein MEMIKTAKSELATKVIGAAIDVHRQLGPGLLESAYEACLCHELTILGIPFVSQAALEIVYKGERIDCAYRMDMVVDQTILLELKSVESLQPIHQAQIISYLKLSGLKQGLLINFNVRALKDGIKSFLN, from the coding sequence ATGGAGATGATAAAGACTGCAAAGAGTGAGTTAGCTACTAAAGTGATTGGTGCTGCCATTGATGTGCACAGGCAACTTGGCCCTGGCTTGCTGGAGTCGGCTTATGAAGCATGCCTTTGTCATGAGCTAACCATTCTAGGCATCCCCTTTGTGAGTCAGGCAGCTTTGGAGATAGTTTATAAAGGTGAGCGTATAGACTGTGCTTACCGGATGGATATGGTGGTGGATCAAACGATTCTTCTGGAGTTAAAAAGCGTGGAATCTCTCCAACCCATTCATCAGGCGCAGATCATCAGCTACTTGAAACTTTCAGGTCTGAAGCAGGGGCTTTTGATCAACTTCAATGTACGCGCTCTCAAGGATGGCATCAAAAGCTTCCTGAATTAA
- the rfbH gene encoding lipopolysaccharide biosynthesis protein RfbH, which translates to MNKSLPELKAEILRLTREYSSRAHSAQRPGGDAGRPAFVPGETTVPYAGRVFTEDEVEAAVGSTLDFWLTLGPEGEAFEKELASFLGVKYSLLVNSGSSANLVALATLTTHKLPDHKRITPGDEVITVAAGFPTTVSPIIQLGAIPVFIDNDPTTGNIRVEQLEAAFSPGKTKAVMIAHALGNPFDVASVLEFCRNHDLWLVEDNCDALGCTYSMPIARAKALGLDHLIKLAEQNSCSLMIDSSSLDEANNQKPTTPHKLPAIIDGQLVAYTGTFGDISTQSFYPPHHLTMGEGGAVNIISRPPLKTYAESFRDWGRDCWCPSGKDDTCGKRFGWNLGELPPGYDHKYTYSHLGYNLKPLDPQAAIGRQQLKKLPAFIDARTRNWEYLRTGLADLEDVFEFSLPSHATAWNKPSTLDPRLSSFCWDSSGSTTHCSWFGFMLRVKPSAAFKHTDLVRHLDSKKIGNRMFFGGNLLRQPVFVQLRKDRPDSFRVVGEMTGADAIMNQALFLGTFPGLTKEMMDYEIDTIRAFVRDR; encoded by the coding sequence ATGAACAAATCCCTTCCTGAACTGAAAGCCGAGATTCTGCGCCTGACGCGGGAATATTCCTCCCGTGCCCATTCAGCACAGCGCCCGGGAGGCGATGCTGGTCGCCCCGCCTTTGTTCCCGGAGAAACTACTGTGCCGTACGCGGGACGCGTCTTTACTGAGGACGAGGTCGAGGCAGCCGTTGGAAGTACGCTTGATTTCTGGCTAACCCTTGGGCCTGAAGGTGAGGCTTTTGAGAAAGAGTTAGCCTCATTTCTCGGAGTGAAATATTCGCTACTCGTTAACTCCGGTTCCTCGGCCAACCTGGTTGCCCTTGCCACCCTTACCACTCACAAGCTTCCGGATCATAAACGGATCACACCCGGTGACGAGGTGATCACAGTTGCCGCGGGATTTCCCACGACGGTTTCCCCGATCATCCAGTTGGGTGCCATACCTGTTTTTATCGACAACGATCCCACGACAGGAAATATCCGGGTGGAGCAACTGGAGGCGGCCTTTTCTCCCGGAAAGACGAAGGCCGTCATGATCGCCCATGCTCTCGGAAACCCTTTCGATGTCGCATCTGTTCTTGAGTTTTGCCGAAATCACGATCTCTGGCTGGTCGAGGATAATTGCGATGCCCTCGGTTGTACCTACTCGATGCCCATAGCCAGAGCCAAGGCCTTGGGCCTTGATCATCTCATCAAGCTGGCAGAACAGAATAGTTGCTCGTTGATGATTGATAGTTCTTCGCTGGATGAAGCCAACAACCAGAAACCAACAACTCCCCACAAGCTGCCAGCCATCATCGATGGCCAGCTTGTGGCCTACACCGGGACTTTCGGCGATATCTCTACACAGTCATTCTATCCTCCGCATCACCTGACCATGGGAGAAGGTGGAGCCGTGAATATCATCTCCCGCCCACCGCTTAAGACCTATGCCGAGAGTTTCCGTGACTGGGGGCGCGACTGCTGGTGTCCTTCCGGCAAGGACGATACCTGCGGAAAGCGATTTGGCTGGAATCTCGGGGAACTTCCTCCGGGCTACGATCACAAGTACACCTACAGCCACCTCGGCTATAACCTGAAGCCACTTGATCCACAGGCAGCAATTGGCCGACAGCAACTTAAGAAGCTACCGGCTTTCATTGATGCACGAACCAGAAATTGGGAGTATCTCAGGACAGGCCTTGCCGATCTGGAAGATGTCTTTGAATTTAGCCTCCCTTCTCATGCGACCGCATGGAATAAGCCCTCGACTCTCGACCCTCGACTCTCGTCATTCTGCTGGGATTCTTCTGGAAGCACGACTCATTGCTCCTGGTTCGGCTTCATGCTCCGTGTGAAGCCTTCCGCTGCCTTTAAGCACACCGATCTGGTGCGACATCTTGATTCCAAGAAAATTGGCAACCGGATGTTCTTCGGGGGAAACCTCCTTCGCCAACCCGTCTTTGTGCAACTCCGCAAGGATCGTCCTGATTCCTTCCGTGTTGTGGGTGAGATGACTGGTGCTGACGCCATCATGAACCAAGCCCTCTTCCTCGGGACTTTCCCTGGCCTGACTAAGGAGATGATGGATTACGAAATCGACACAATTAGAGCCTTTGTCCGGGATCGGTGA
- a CDS encoding NAD-dependent epimerase/dehydratase family protein — protein MPFPPLPEEDLEHVLAHTRPLWEQFRGARIFVTGATGFFGIWLLESFAYANESLSLGSELVGLSRDPKAFEAKAQHLVDHPSISLIKGDVRDFEFPEGAFSHVIHAGTTSSSPVAPLEMLDTIIKGTRRTLDFAVASGAKRFLFVSSGAVYGKQPPEVTHLSETYQGAPDPMDQNSAYGEGKRVGELLCAIVHQEHGLDTTIARCFAFVGPHLPLDAHFAIGNFIRDAMKGDQIKVKNGTPYRSYLYAADLAIWLWTILFKGAACRPYNIGSDQEITIAHLAETVASTLGGSVLPSDSISNFNSPASRYVPSVKRALSEMDLNMKIPLRESLLRTASWHTSQR, from the coding sequence ATGCCATTCCCCCCACTTCCCGAGGAAGATCTGGAGCATGTACTCGCGCATACACGCCCTCTTTGGGAACAATTTCGCGGTGCTAGGATTTTTGTGACCGGAGCCACAGGGTTCTTCGGTATCTGGCTGTTGGAGAGTTTTGCATATGCAAACGAGAGCCTGAGCCTTGGCTCCGAGTTGGTAGGACTGAGTCGTGATCCCAAGGCATTTGAGGCCAAGGCTCAGCATCTGGTTGATCATCCCTCTATCAGTTTGATCAAGGGAGATGTCAGGGATTTCGAGTTTCCCGAGGGAGCCTTCTCACATGTTATCCATGCCGGCACGACATCCAGCAGTCCCGTTGCTCCGCTCGAGATGCTGGACACCATTATTAAGGGAACCCGTCGCACCCTGGATTTCGCGGTAGCGTCCGGAGCTAAGCGCTTTCTCTTTGTCAGTTCAGGCGCAGTTTATGGAAAGCAGCCTCCCGAAGTGACCCATCTTTCGGAAACTTATCAGGGAGCTCCCGACCCAATGGATCAGAACTCTGCTTATGGAGAGGGAAAGCGTGTTGGTGAACTCCTTTGCGCCATCGTTCATCAGGAGCATGGCTTGGATACCACGATCGCCCGCTGCTTTGCCTTTGTCGGCCCCCATCTTCCGCTTGATGCACACTTCGCCATTGGGAATTTCATCCGGGACGCCATGAAGGGCGATCAGATCAAGGTTAAGAATGGCACCCCTTATCGTTCCTATCTCTATGCAGCTGATCTTGCTATCTGGCTTTGGACCATTCTCTTCAAGGGAGCGGCATGTCGTCCCTACAATATCGGCTCCGATCAGGAGATCACGATCGCTCATCTCGCTGAAACAGTTGCCTCCACTCTTGGTGGTTCTGTTCTACCTTCTGATTCAATTTCTAACTTCAACTCTCCAGCATCTCGCTACGTTCCATCCGTGAAGCGTGCATTGTCCGAAATGGATTTGAATATGAAGATCCCCTTGAGAGAGTCGCTTCTGCGCACTGCCTCATGGCATACTTCCCAACGCTGA
- a CDS encoding class I SAM-dependent methyltransferase has protein sequence MQEKALLRHCPICDCRVGRVIHTQNFQLSEGHLLPSVCDYVVCNACGFVFSDTAVDQAGYDAYYSAMSKYADNATSTGAGVLPWDKERLDGLADQVAGFCDKRTARIVDIGCANGGLLTALQSKGFLNVFGIDPSPACVEATLNLAKGDAWVGTLASIPEEAGTFDGIILSHVVEHVRDLSAAMELVHRLLNPGGWVYIEVPDASRYKEFLVAPFQDFNTEHINHFSETSLANLCRRNRFLPELSGTKIIYSSKDMPYPALFWFARKSEERSPVVKDESLEGSLEDYVAASHLLMARIDANIRKLINEYPKIIVWGTGQLTLKLLSDTCLRDANIAAFVDGNPINQGKLLHGIKVIAGSEIHAPQMPILVCSLINADSILETIRTLNLTNPVATLLKGLE, from the coding sequence ATGCAGGAAAAAGCTCTCCTTCGTCACTGTCCGATCTGCGACTGCCGTGTCGGCAGGGTGATCCATACCCAGAACTTTCAATTAAGCGAGGGGCATCTCCTTCCTTCGGTTTGCGATTATGTTGTCTGTAATGCCTGCGGTTTTGTCTTTTCCGATACCGCGGTCGACCAGGCTGGATATGACGCTTACTACTCCGCCATGTCGAAGTATGCAGACAATGCTACCTCGACGGGTGCCGGCGTCCTTCCCTGGGATAAGGAGCGTCTAGACGGCTTGGCGGATCAAGTGGCCGGTTTCTGCGACAAGCGCACCGCCCGTATTGTAGATATCGGATGCGCAAACGGAGGGCTCCTTACCGCCCTGCAGTCCAAGGGGTTCCTGAATGTCTTCGGCATCGATCCTTCGCCGGCTTGCGTGGAGGCCACGCTTAATCTCGCAAAGGGAGATGCTTGGGTTGGCACGTTGGCATCTATTCCAGAGGAAGCGGGAACCTTTGACGGCATCATCCTTAGTCATGTCGTGGAGCATGTTAGGGACCTCTCGGCGGCCATGGAATTGGTGCATCGACTGCTGAATCCTGGAGGATGGGTTTACATCGAGGTGCCAGATGCTTCTCGCTACAAGGAGTTTCTCGTGGCCCCGTTTCAGGATTTCAATACTGAACACATCAATCACTTCTCGGAGACGAGTCTGGCCAATCTCTGTCGTCGTAACCGCTTCTTGCCTGAACTTAGCGGAACCAAGATCATCTACTCCTCGAAGGATATGCCCTACCCCGCGCTATTTTGGTTCGCACGGAAGTCGGAGGAACGCTCGCCTGTCGTTAAGGATGAATCACTTGAAGGATCCTTGGAGGATTATGTCGCGGCCTCCCATTTACTGATGGCCCGTATCGATGCAAATATCCGGAAGTTGATCAATGAATATCCCAAAATCATTGTTTGGGGAACTGGTCAACTGACCCTGAAGCTACTTTCCGATACTTGTCTGCGTGATGCCAACATAGCGGCTTTCGTGGATGGAAACCCTATCAATCAGGGCAAGTTGTTGCATGGCATCAAAGTCATTGCAGGTTCGGAAATCCATGCGCCGCAAATGCCTATTCTTGTCTGTTCGCTCATTAATGCGGATTCCATTCTGGAGACTATCCGCACTTTGAATCTTACGAACCCTGTCGCCACCTTGCTCAAAGGATTAGAATGA
- a CDS encoding thiamine pyrophosphate-binding protein — MSQIRLSDYIFQTLADRGLDHVFLVTGGGAMHLNDAVAIENRIHRICCHHEQACAIAAEGYARISGKPGIVNVTTGPGGINALNGVFGAWTDSIPMLVISGQVKRETMMQTHGLIGRIRQLGDQEADIIGMVRGITKYAVTITEPETIRYHLERAIHLASNGRPGPCWIDIPVDVQAAQVDPDTMRPYNPAEDDKKVDRADLEAKAKEVLALLSSAERPILLAGTGVRLAGAEELLLRVAETLRVPIATAWTHDLIASDHPLYAGRQGTIGTRAGNFTVQNADFVLILGSRLCIRQISYNWSSFARTARTAQVDIDPAELSKPTFQADLPIEADVRDFLEILLRESGQGQPTELVQREDWLSWCRERVERNPIVLQKHRTAPLGRINQYHFIELLFSEAHDDAVFACGNATACITPFQAGVLKKGQRLFSNSGSASMGYDLPAAIGASVADPGRTVICLAGDGSLQMNVQEFATLASLKLPVKVFVLENGGYLSIRSTQRNFFGRLVGEGPESGLGFPDFVKLAEAYGLPSHLLDTENPAADISRVLNADGPQVVVVPLDLDQGFEPKTSSKRLPDGRMVTAPLEDMAPFLEREEFLSNMLVEPLKDC; from the coding sequence ATGAGCCAGATCCGTCTTTCCGATTATATCTTCCAAACTCTCGCCGACAGAGGGCTCGACCATGTCTTTCTTGTCACTGGTGGGGGAGCGATGCACCTCAACGATGCCGTTGCCATCGAAAATCGGATTCACCGCATTTGCTGCCATCATGAGCAGGCCTGTGCGATCGCGGCGGAAGGCTACGCAAGGATCAGCGGCAAACCCGGCATTGTTAACGTCACGACCGGCCCCGGGGGGATCAACGCGCTGAACGGTGTCTTCGGAGCCTGGACCGACTCGATTCCGATGCTTGTGATCTCCGGACAGGTAAAGCGGGAGACCATGATGCAGACCCATGGGTTGATCGGCCGGATCAGGCAACTCGGCGACCAGGAGGCGGACATCATCGGGATGGTCCGGGGAATCACCAAATACGCGGTCACGATCACGGAACCCGAGACGATTCGGTACCATCTGGAGAGGGCCATCCATCTTGCTTCCAACGGCAGACCGGGGCCCTGCTGGATCGACATCCCGGTGGATGTCCAGGCCGCACAAGTCGATCCCGATACAATGCGCCCTTACAATCCTGCAGAGGATGACAAAAAAGTGGATCGAGCCGACCTGGAAGCCAAAGCCAAGGAGGTGCTCGCCTTGCTCAGTTCCGCGGAAAGACCGATCCTCCTGGCCGGCACAGGGGTGAGACTTGCGGGGGCTGAGGAACTGCTTCTCCGGGTAGCTGAAACCCTGCGGGTTCCGATCGCCACGGCCTGGACCCATGATCTGATCGCCTCTGATCATCCACTTTATGCCGGCAGGCAGGGGACCATTGGAACCCGCGCGGGAAATTTTACCGTTCAGAATGCCGACTTCGTCCTGATTCTCGGCAGCCGTCTCTGTATCCGGCAGATCAGTTACAACTGGTCGAGCTTTGCCCGTACGGCCCGCACTGCTCAGGTCGACATCGACCCGGCTGAACTCTCCAAGCCGACATTCCAAGCCGATCTTCCGATTGAGGCCGATGTGCGCGACTTTCTGGAGATTCTGCTTCGCGAGTCCGGGCAAGGTCAGCCCACTGAGCTGGTGCAACGCGAAGATTGGCTCTCCTGGTGTCGTGAGCGCGTGGAGAGGAATCCTATCGTGCTTCAAAAGCATCGCACTGCTCCCCTCGGGCGTATCAACCAGTATCATTTCATTGAGCTTCTTTTCTCTGAGGCTCACGATGATGCGGTCTTTGCCTGCGGGAATGCCACCGCCTGCATCACCCCCTTTCAGGCGGGCGTTCTGAAAAAAGGGCAGCGCCTGTTCAGCAACTCCGGTTCCGCCTCGATGGGCTATGATCTTCCTGCCGCCATCGGCGCTTCCGTTGCTGATCCTGGCAGGACAGTGATCTGCCTTGCGGGAGATGGGAGTCTGCAGATGAACGTGCAGGAGTTTGCCACCCTTGCCTCGTTGAAGTTGCCCGTGAAAGTCTTCGTGCTGGAAAATGGTGGCTATCTCTCGATTCGATCCACCCAGCGCAATTTCTTTGGTCGCCTTGTGGGGGAGGGTCCGGAGAGCGGTCTCGGTTTTCCTGATTTCGTGAAACTTGCGGAAGCCTATGGTCTTCCCTCCCATCTTCTCGACACGGAGAATCCTGCCGCAGACATCTCGCGGGTCCTGAACGCGGATGGGCCTCAAGTTGTGGTGGTGCCGCTCGATCTGGATCAGGGCTTCGAGCCTAAGACCAGTTCCAAGCGCCTACCTGATGGACGCATGGTCACTGCTCCCTTGGAGGATATGGCGCCCTTTCTAGAGCGCGAAGAGTTTCTCTCCAATATGCTAGTTGAGCCCCTAAAGGATTGTTAA
- a CDS encoding FkbM family methyltransferase translates to MRKSLSALLETASHPLPERDLPEIVIYGAGNCGRKLAKTTIAQGIRVLAFLDARAESLRTVDGIPCHLPVSEEACALAAKGIPAILGVFNYAADPTPIISLLKEIGFASIISYFEIHERLGMAPEFWLAPRLGLNERKEEILKGLELFGDPVSRQVYHDHLAFRLTFDQSLLASPLIETQYAPADLPPPRQPMRLVDGGAFIGDTVDFFLDQGVRIEAVAAFEPDMINFRKLVDASTRYTAEGIETLLYPCGIGGETGMLRFQSGQGAGSQLTESGDLHVQVMALDDVLPNFKPTLIKLDIEGAEIEALNGARRTIQQGMPDLAVCVYHTPTHLWEIPQLIRKLFPAYRLSLRAHRFNGFDTVLYASKR, encoded by the coding sequence TTGCGTAAAAGTCTAAGCGCCCTGCTGGAGACAGCTTCCCACCCGCTTCCTGAGCGGGACCTTCCGGAGATCGTCATTTATGGAGCTGGCAACTGCGGCAGGAAACTTGCCAAAACAACAATCGCCCAAGGAATACGAGTCCTTGCCTTCCTGGATGCCAGGGCTGAATCCTTAAGAACGGTCGATGGGATACCCTGTCATTTGCCGGTCTCGGAAGAGGCCTGTGCCTTGGCTGCGAAAGGAATTCCGGCTATTCTTGGAGTCTTTAATTATGCGGCTGATCCGACACCGATCATTTCCCTTCTGAAGGAGATCGGATTCGCCTCGATCATCTCCTACTTTGAAATCCACGAGCGCCTCGGAATGGCGCCGGAGTTCTGGCTGGCACCCCGTCTTGGTTTGAATGAACGGAAGGAGGAAATCCTGAAAGGACTCGAGCTTTTTGGGGATCCCGTAAGCCGGCAGGTCTATCACGATCATCTGGCTTTCCGCCTGACCTTTGACCAGAGCCTGCTGGCCTCTCCTTTGATCGAGACGCAGTATGCTCCTGCGGATCTTCCTCCTCCTCGTCAACCGATGCGACTCGTTGACGGGGGGGCCTTCATCGGCGACACAGTTGATTTTTTTCTCGATCAGGGGGTCCGGATAGAAGCTGTGGCCGCGTTTGAGCCTGACATGATCAATTTCCGGAAGCTGGTCGATGCGTCAACCCGCTACACAGCAGAGGGCATCGAGACATTGCTCTATCCCTGTGGCATCGGCGGAGAGACCGGAATGCTACGGTTCCAAAGCGGACAGGGAGCAGGGAGTCAGTTGACCGAGAGTGGTGATCTCCATGTGCAGGTGATGGCTCTTGACGATGTGCTGCCGAATTTCAAACCCACCCTGATAAAGTTGGATATCGAAGGCGCAGAGATTGAAGCTCTGAATGGCGCCCGACGAACAATCCAGCAAGGAATGCCAGATCTAGCCGTTTGCGTTTACCATACGCCTACCCATCTTTGGGAAATTCCCCAACTGATAAGGAAGCTTTTCCCCGCTTATCGACTCTCTTTACGGGCTCATCGATTCAATGGGTTTGACACTGTTCTTTACGCGAGCAAGAGATGA
- a CDS encoding HAD hydrolase-like protein produces the protein MTRRVFRNIIFDLDGTLIDSFPGILESLGHAVVQVNPSLDLTELKTHIGPPLPEMLSRMWPQHDEEIRKKVLYEFRSDYNNRGFLFSVAYPGIPEALHQFQALGIALFVLTNKPKAPTRRILAHLGLEFHFREILSPDSIQPPLSSKSEGALLLAKKHSLIASETLLVGDSPDDLKAARAVGFAFMEAGYGYGQFDEIVTGKEWLRLKSSTDLAKVID, from the coding sequence ATGACTAGAAGAGTCTTCAGGAATATTATCTTTGATCTCGATGGGACATTGATCGATTCGTTTCCCGGAATTCTTGAGTCATTAGGACATGCTGTCGTACAAGTGAATCCCTCCCTGGATCTGACTGAGCTCAAGACGCATATCGGCCCCCCATTGCCAGAAATGCTCTCGAGAATGTGGCCTCAGCACGATGAGGAGATAAGAAAAAAGGTATTGTACGAGTTCCGATCAGATTACAATAACCGGGGCTTTCTCTTTTCAGTCGCCTATCCTGGAATTCCGGAGGCCCTGCATCAATTCCAAGCCTTGGGGATTGCGCTCTTCGTGCTGACCAATAAGCCCAAAGCTCCGACCAGAAGGATTCTCGCACATCTGGGGTTGGAATTTCATTTTAGGGAAATCCTATCCCCCGATTCGATTCAACCGCCTCTTTCCAGCAAGTCTGAGGGGGCGCTTCTCCTCGCCAAGAAACACTCGCTAATAGCTTCCGAGACTTTGCTTGTAGGGGATAGTCCAGATGATCTGAAGGCGGCACGGGCAGTCGGATTCGCATTTATGGAAGCCGGGTATGGTTATGGACAGTTTGACGAAATTGTCACAGGGAAAGAGTGGTTGCGGTTGAAAAGCTCCACCGATCTGGCCAAGGTAATTGACTGA